CCATATTCGCCAAGGATCTCTTGCAGCAGCGGGGTCATCGGCGAAAACCCGTCCGCCGCGCGCAGGGCCTGCGACAGGAGCGTGCGGCCCAGAACCGCGCCGCCGGCTTCGTCGCCCAGCAGGAAACCACGACCGCCAAGCTGTGTGATCCGGCCTTTGCGCTGGACTGCATAGACCGACCCGGTGCCAAGTGCCGCAAGTATCCCGTCATCCGGTCCAAGCGCACCCCGTGCGGCGGTGATCGCGTCATTGACGATCTGGCTGCGCGCGAAGGGCAAAAGCGCCTGCAACCCGCGAATTGCATCCGGCATCGTGCCGCCGGCGAGGCCGAGCGTGGCGACGATATTCTCGGGGCGCGCGCCGCTGTTACCGATGGCCTCACGGGTCGCGGTAAGAATATTGTCCGCGGCTGTCTCGACATTCGTGTTGATATTGGCCGGACCGCCCGCGCCGCGCCCGATCACGC
This genomic window from Paracoccus sediminicola contains:
- a CDS encoding BadF/BadG/BcrA/BcrD ATPase family protein; this encodes MAHFLGIDGGGTGCRAALADAQGRVIGRGAGGPANINTNVETAADNILTATREAIGNSGARPENIVATLGLAGGTMPDAIRGLQALLPFARSQIVNDAITAARGALGPDDGILAALGTGSVYAVQRKGRITQLGGRGFLLGDEAGGAVLGRTLLSQALRAADGFSPMTPLLQEILGEYGGIEGIISFGNHASPADFGRLAPRIARSDDPAARQIFDEATAQVAASLETLQDGGRLPVVFIGGLGQSYAARIGERWPIRAPLGNGVDGALSMARELGEQT